ATCCGGTACGGGCCGCACGTGATCGGTAGATTCGACGCGAACGGGGAACGCCGTGGGAAAGTGGAAAGCCGAAAACAGGCTTCCCACTTTCCCACCGCGACGGCGGCGACGACGGCCCTCCTCCCCAAACCTAAAACCCGGGCGGCTCGCGCCGCCTGAAAACCAAAAACCGGACAGATCACGTGTTAAAAAAAGCGGACAACTTGACTTGTTAACGACAGCGATCACGGCGCGCGCACGGATTCTGCTACCCCTTAAACTGCCGGCTAAAGCGAATATAAAATGAATCCGGAGATCGCCCCATTGCTGAAAAGAACATCCCAATCGGGCCACCTGCTGCTTCTGACCTGCTGGTGTTGCTTCGCGCAGTCCAGCCCGCCCGAGCATTTCGAAGTCGCCTCTGTAAAGCATTCAGCCCAACAATGGGGGAGATTCTCGGGCGGTCCCGGCAGCAGCGACCCCCAACGGGTCACGTACGAGAGTACAACTCTCGACCTTCTGATCCGCGAAGCTTATCACCTCGAGCCTTACCAGATATCCGGCCCATCGTGGCTGGGCGCCGAGTTCTATACAGTAACAGCGAAGGAGCCACCGGACGCAACGCTCGAGCAGTTCCGTCACATGCTGGCGAACCTGCTCACGGAACGCTTCGGCCTGGTTACTCATCGCGTTACCAGGGACTTCACCGGCTATGAAATCGTGG
This DNA window, taken from Candidatus Angelobacter sp., encodes the following:
- a CDS encoding TIGR03435 family protein, whose product is MNPEIAPLLKRTSQSGHLLLLTCWCCFAQSSPPEHFEVASVKHSAQQWGRFSGGPGSSDPQRVTYESTTLDLLIREAYHLEPYQISGPSWLGAEFYTVTAKEPPDATLEQFRHMLANLLTERFGLVTHRVTRDFTGYEIV